In Micrococcus luteus NCTC 2665, a single window of DNA contains:
- a CDS encoding helix-turn-helix domain-containing protein, whose translation MNGYSLQLAYTPEAAREVTDQIKTGLESVYHLIRSAYRGRAWEVLGYRSWDEYVTREFGNLHLRPPLEKRQDIVLSLREVGMSTRAIASATQISEATVRRELKHAGASKDAPGRAPASVVGVDGKTYEATRPTRIGNLEPSMGVRGGQSDVDAVLDMPAEDFGIEPLDLVRHDEEQKGRARRVLTAFNGSGAAAVPALIKAATPVASLVSPATGKALVEDEDLHGVVWDSVRCVRTLAHVIRSVGHVDGESQAEIRSTLRDAVDDLDEVLKKIEEGTR comes from the coding sequence ATGAACGGCTATTCACTTCAGCTGGCCTACACCCCAGAGGCAGCGCGAGAAGTCACAGACCAGATCAAGACCGGCCTGGAGTCCGTGTACCACCTGATCCGGTCCGCGTATCGGGGGCGGGCTTGGGAAGTTCTGGGGTACCGGAGCTGGGACGAGTACGTGACTCGGGAGTTCGGCAACTTGCATCTTCGGCCACCGCTGGAAAAGCGACAGGACATCGTGCTGTCCCTCCGTGAGGTGGGGATGAGTACTCGGGCGATCGCGTCCGCGACACAGATCAGTGAGGCCACGGTGCGGCGGGAGCTTAAGCACGCAGGTGCGTCAAAAGACGCACCTGGACGTGCACCGGCCTCCGTCGTCGGGGTCGACGGGAAGACCTACGAGGCCACGAGGCCCACTCGCATTGGAAACCTCGAGCCCTCCATGGGGGTCCGAGGTGGTCAAAGTGACGTTGACGCGGTCTTGGACATGCCGGCCGAGGACTTCGGGATCGAGCCGCTGGACTTGGTCCGGCACGACGAGGAACAGAAGGGCCGCGCGCGTCGTGTGCTGACTGCGTTCAACGGATCGGGTGCGGCCGCGGTGCCAGCGCTGATCAAGGCGGCTACCCCGGTGGCTTCGCTGGTGTCGCCCGCGACGGGCAAGGCGCTGGTCGAGGACGAGGACCTTCACGGGGTCGTGTGGGACTCGGTGCGGTGCGTGCGGACTCTGGCGCACGTGATCCGTTCTGTGGGGCATGTCGACGGCGAGTCTCAGGCAGAGATCCGGTCAACGCTTCGGGACGCGGTGGACGACCTGGATGAGGTGCTGAAGAAGATCGAGGAGGGCACGCGATGA
- a CDS encoding DUF2637 domain-containing protein, whose translation MSAQQMWEARTSGPKWPEAPSSGQAVRASENAQSETVHIPKNTLVEYSKDSTGTRPTGSGIRSLPRRVNPNDGRFIRAVVAGTAVAGLVAFSISFAALYEVAAWLGLPPFMHWAVPVFIDLAILVYAGSVLVHESRGESARASWWALGAFTGLSMIANGAHAWSAENASVWQSVVGALIAVMVPVAVFVATNQLARVAVENPDSRRAERASQVSEEAEQLKAQAELDRRRAELEAELAASRRQIEAQRREAEREAEVAEARHRQELERMERQAELETEREAREVQQAVVEESQVAQGVEVAQGVEVVETVASSEPVAAETKTVEKASGADITSWIVARAQEGQVPSAAEVAEKFGCSERTGRRRLADARETHAEAFGAGEEQA comes from the coding sequence ATGAGCGCGCAGCAGATGTGGGAGGCCCGAACGTCTGGGCCGAAATGGCCGGAAGCCCCGAGCAGCGGCCAGGCTGTCAGGGCTTCCGAAAACGCTCAATCGGAGACGGTGCACATTCCAAAGAACACGCTGGTCGAGTACTCGAAGGATAGCACCGGTACGCGGCCCACGGGCAGTGGGATTCGGTCGCTTCCGCGCCGGGTCAACCCGAACGATGGCCGGTTCATCCGGGCCGTGGTGGCCGGGACCGCTGTGGCCGGGCTGGTGGCGTTCTCCATTTCGTTCGCGGCGCTGTACGAGGTCGCGGCGTGGCTGGGGCTGCCGCCGTTCATGCATTGGGCAGTGCCGGTCTTCATCGATCTGGCGATCCTGGTCTACGCAGGCTCCGTACTGGTGCACGAGTCCCGAGGGGAGTCCGCGCGGGCGTCGTGGTGGGCGCTGGGGGCGTTCACGGGCCTGTCGATGATCGCCAACGGGGCGCATGCGTGGAGTGCTGAGAACGCGAGCGTGTGGCAGTCCGTGGTGGGTGCGCTCATCGCAGTGATGGTTCCGGTGGCGGTGTTCGTGGCCACGAATCAGCTGGCGCGGGTCGCAGTGGAGAACCCGGACTCGCGGCGGGCCGAGCGCGCATCGCAGGTCTCGGAGGAGGCAGAGCAGCTGAAGGCTCAGGCGGAGCTGGATCGTCGGCGCGCGGAGCTGGAGGCCGAACTCGCGGCGAGCCGCCGGCAGATCGAGGCCCAGCGGCGCGAGGCCGAGCGGGAGGCCGAAGTGGCCGAGGCTCGGCACCGGCAGGAGCTGGAGCGGATGGAGCGTCAGGCCGAACTCGAGACCGAACGCGAGGCCCGTGAGGTTCAGCAGGCCGTGGTCGAGGAATCGCAGGTCGCCCAGGGGGTCGAGGTCGCCCAGGGGGTCGAGGTCGTCGAGACCGTGGCGTCGTCAGAGCCGGTCGCCGCAGAGACGAAGACGGTGGAGAAGGCATCGGGTGCGGACATCACCTCATGGATCGTGGCCCGTGCGCAGGAGGGCCAGGTGCCCTCGGCAGCAGAGGTCGCAGAGAAGTTCGGATGCTCAGAGCGCACCGGGCGTCGCCGCTTGGCTGATGCCCGTGAGACGCACGCTGAGGCATTCGGGGCCGGGGAGGAGCAGGCATGA
- a CDS encoding helix-turn-helix domain-containing protein has translation MTIDAMKWAWKAAETGHLNTGQAFVLLILGDHADEAWSCYPSQETLARRSAQTVRSVERHIARLRDLGLVETESRYGDGRGRIGLRYYLREEALNDLVQDPKTRMNTRPDNLAGKSETRMNTRTDNLAGKSETCMNTRPDNLAGKSETRMNTRPDNLAGDSTHPTISADSPDNRDFADYKDRARTNPQEPSSVRPSVRQSGAVRAETTTDDGRRTDQAIDGGEGVGLVHRGVVLADLVQRVPAAADLGDGQLRSIVDVVLARASGPVRKPTAFVARSLASEFEELVAVTRPRPVAVAQAPAASGQVRELRTGEPCQDPDVHVSAYGQAVLADCPHCRLERRAMPRALVEAVE, from the coding sequence ATGACCATCGACGCGATGAAGTGGGCGTGGAAGGCTGCGGAGACGGGCCACCTCAACACCGGCCAGGCGTTCGTGCTTTTGATACTGGGTGACCACGCGGACGAGGCGTGGTCTTGCTACCCGAGCCAGGAGACGTTGGCCCGGCGGTCGGCCCAGACGGTGCGTTCGGTGGAGCGGCACATCGCCCGCCTGCGAGACCTGGGCCTGGTGGAGACCGAGTCCCGGTACGGGGACGGGCGCGGGCGGATCGGCTTGAGGTACTACCTCCGCGAAGAGGCCCTGAACGACCTTGTCCAAGACCCCAAGACCCGCATGAACACGCGACCCGACAATCTGGCGGGTAAATCTGAGACCCGCATGAACACGCGAACCGACAATCTGGCGGGTAAATCTGAGACCTGCATGAACACGCGACCCGACAATCTGGCGGGTAAATCTGAGACCCGCATGAACACGCGACCCGACAATCTGGCGGGTGATTCGACTCACCCGACAATTTCGGCGGACTCACCCGACAATCGCGACTTTGCCGACTATAAGGATCGCGCGCGGACTAACCCCCAAGAACCCTCATCTGTCCGTCCGTCAGTCCGTCAGTCCGGTGCAGTGCGCGCGGAGACGACGACGGACGACGGACGACGGACCGATCAGGCCATCGACGGTGGGGAAGGCGTGGGGCTGGTCCATCGGGGTGTGGTCCTGGCGGACCTGGTTCAGCGGGTGCCGGCGGCTGCGGACCTCGGGGACGGGCAGCTGCGGTCCATCGTGGACGTGGTCTTGGCGCGGGCCTCGGGGCCGGTGCGCAAGCCCACGGCGTTCGTGGCGCGGTCCTTGGCCTCGGAGTTCGAGGAGTTGGTCGCGGTGACCCGGCCCCGGCCGGTCGCCGTGGCTCAGGCTCCGGCTGCGTCGGGGCAGGTGCGTGAGCTGCGGACCGGTGAGCCGTGCCAGGACCCGGACGTGCACGTCTCGGCGTACGGGCAGGCCGTGCTTGCGGATTGCCCGCACTGCCGGCTGGAGCGTCGGGCGATGCCACGGGCGTTGGTGGAGGCGGTGGAGTGA
- a CDS encoding arsenic resistance protein, translated as MPSAPPRRALVAALERHQVALYLAGIAAGAVVGWAVPGADAWAVLVEPVLALLLLATFLAVPFAALGAGLRDGRFLTALLVLNFVVVPAVVFGLSRFVAHDDALLVGVLLVLLAPCVDYVIAFTALAGGAAERLLAAAPLLMLVQLVVLPVLLRVVAGEAAVAAVDVGPFVRALVMLILVPLALAALLQWGAVRGRGGVRDTAAGVVRGFTAAMVPLMVVTLFTVVASQIRGVGERLPALAAVVPLFAAFAAVMVALGVVAARWARLDVPAGRALVFSGVTRNSLVVLPLALSLPASLDPAPLVVVTQTLVELGAMVSLVRLVPRLLPLHGQSAGAGARRTVT; from the coding sequence ATGCCGTCCGCACCGCCCCGCCGCGCCCTGGTCGCCGCGCTCGAACGCCACCAGGTGGCGCTGTACCTCGCGGGGATCGCCGCGGGCGCCGTCGTCGGGTGGGCCGTGCCCGGGGCCGACGCGTGGGCGGTGCTCGTCGAGCCGGTCCTCGCGCTGCTCCTGCTGGCGACGTTCCTGGCGGTGCCGTTCGCCGCGCTGGGCGCGGGCCTGCGGGACGGCAGGTTCCTCACGGCACTGCTGGTCCTGAACTTCGTGGTGGTGCCGGCGGTGGTGTTCGGGCTGAGCCGGTTCGTGGCCCACGACGACGCGCTGCTCGTGGGCGTGCTCCTCGTGCTGCTGGCCCCGTGCGTGGACTATGTCATCGCGTTCACCGCGCTCGCGGGCGGGGCGGCCGAGAGGCTGCTGGCGGCGGCTCCGCTGCTCATGCTCGTCCAGCTGGTCGTGCTGCCCGTGCTGCTGCGCGTCGTCGCCGGCGAGGCGGCCGTGGCCGCGGTCGACGTCGGGCCCTTCGTCCGTGCCCTGGTCATGCTGATCCTGGTGCCGCTCGCGCTCGCGGCGCTGCTCCAGTGGGGTGCGGTGCGCGGCCGCGGTGGGGTGCGGGACACGGCGGCCGGGGTAGTGCGCGGGTTCACGGCGGCGATGGTCCCGCTCATGGTCGTCACGCTGTTCACGGTGGTCGCCTCGCAGATCCGCGGGGTGGGGGAGCGGCTGCCCGCGCTGGCCGCCGTCGTGCCCCTGTTCGCGGCGTTCGCCGCCGTGATGGTGGCCCTCGGCGTGGTGGCCGCGCGGTGGGCGCGTCTCGACGTGCCCGCAGGACGGGCGCTCGTGTTCTCGGGCGTGACGCGGAACTCCCTGGTCGTGCTGCCGCTGGCGCTGTCCCTGCCGGCGAGCCTGGACCCGGCCCCACTCGTGGTGGTGACGCAGACGCTCGTGGAGCTCGGGGCGATGGTGAGCCTCGTCCGGCTGGTGCCCCGGCTGCTGCCGCTGCACGGGCAGTCCGCGGGGGCGGGCGCGCGGCGAACCGTGACCTGA
- a CDS encoding SIR2 family NAD-dependent protein deacylase, with amino-acid sequence MADPHPVLAASAPVLADPHPVLAASAPDLDPGALDAVRALVAAAERPVVLSGAGMSAESGIPTFRDAQTGLWERFSAEQLATEEAFLADPALVWSWYRWRARMVRARRPNPGHDAVAAWQRRTPDLEVVTQNVDDLHERAGARVLAHLHGSLFEHRCAECGAPADVDPGAPSDVDAAGSEADLEAMLREAPPACPACGTGRIRPGVVWFGEMLPQEPWERAYEALERCDLALVVGTSGLIQPAASLPFVALGAGVAVVEVNPVETELSGAVTHALRGSAGAVLPALVAGVWPGPSGALSTARHVTW; translated from the coding sequence ATGGCCGATCCGCACCCCGTCCTCGCCGCCTCCGCCCCCGTCCTCGCCGATCCGCACCCCGTCCTCGCCGCCTCCGCTCCCGACCTCGACCCTGGCGCGCTGGACGCCGTCCGCGCGCTCGTGGCCGCCGCCGAGCGTCCCGTGGTGCTCTCCGGGGCGGGGATGAGCGCCGAGTCCGGCATCCCCACGTTCCGTGACGCCCAGACCGGCCTGTGGGAGCGCTTCTCCGCGGAACAGCTCGCCACGGAGGAGGCGTTCCTCGCCGATCCCGCGCTCGTGTGGTCCTGGTACCGGTGGCGTGCCCGGATGGTGCGGGCCCGCCGACCGAATCCGGGGCACGACGCCGTCGCCGCCTGGCAGCGCCGCACACCCGACCTGGAGGTGGTCACCCAGAACGTGGACGACCTGCACGAGCGGGCCGGCGCCCGCGTGCTCGCGCACCTGCACGGCTCGCTGTTCGAACACCGCTGCGCCGAGTGCGGGGCCCCGGCGGACGTGGACCCGGGCGCGCCCTCGGACGTGGACGCGGCCGGCTCGGAGGCGGACCTGGAGGCGATGCTGCGTGAGGCGCCGCCGGCGTGCCCGGCGTGCGGGACGGGACGGATCCGGCCGGGCGTGGTGTGGTTCGGCGAGATGCTGCCGCAGGAGCCGTGGGAGCGCGCCTACGAGGCGCTGGAGCGCTGCGACCTGGCCCTCGTCGTCGGCACCTCGGGCCTGATCCAGCCGGCCGCGTCCCTGCCGTTCGTGGCGCTGGGAGCCGGGGTCGCCGTCGTCGAGGTGAACCCCGTGGAGACCGAGCTGAGCGGCGCGGTGACGCACGCGCTGCGCGGCTCGGCCGGGGCGGTGCTGCCCGCGCTCGTCGCCGGCGTCTGGCCCGGGCCGTCGGGGGCCTTGTCGACTGCGAGGCACGTCACATGGTGA
- the dnaG gene encoding DNA primase produces the protein MAGLIVRKDIDLVRERTDLKAVVEEFVTLRSAGVGSFKGLCPFHDERTPSFHVRPGVGTYHCFGCGAHGDVISFLMELEHTTFMETVERLASRVGVELHYEDGGTGPDKAETGRRRRLFEANKVADEFFRRALGSPEAQAARDFLTQRGFTQEHAAQFGLGYAPQGWSHLLDHLRQRGFRDEELRASGLVSEGQRGLYDRFRGRLLWPIRDMTGATIGFGARKLYDDDPGPKYLNTPETPLYKKSQVLYGIDLAKRTIAKERQLVLVEGYTDVMAAHLAGVGTAVATCGTAFGADHIKVARRLISDDGTGGEVIFTFDGDEAGQKAALKAFDEDHRFLAKTFVAVEPSGMDPCDLRMQKGDEAVRALIASRRPLFEFAIRAGLKHYDLNTVEGRAGALRHAAPIVAGIKDAVLRPGYERELAGWLGLDPNAVHRAVAAAGRAPRRGPEPEARPTLASDGQAVGPTGRHGEAAAPAPRIVVPVDPRDPVARRERESLEVVLQHPTLLSAEQWTALYAARFTVPQYAAVHQGVKVAGSAGATPQRWVDAVRDAVPQEVAGVVSELAVRDLPARTPEDVDRYCRDIMNRLFALQIVHRKEELLGRLQRLGPEGDPAEFTRLNSELMELEARRRALRADD, from the coding sequence ATGGCTGGACTGATCGTGCGCAAGGACATCGACCTCGTCCGCGAGCGCACGGACCTCAAGGCCGTGGTGGAGGAGTTCGTCACCCTGCGCTCGGCGGGTGTGGGCTCGTTCAAGGGGCTGTGCCCGTTCCACGACGAGCGGACGCCGTCGTTCCACGTGCGCCCCGGCGTGGGCACCTATCACTGCTTCGGCTGCGGCGCGCACGGGGACGTCATCAGCTTCCTGATGGAACTCGAGCACACCACGTTCATGGAGACCGTGGAGCGTCTGGCGTCCCGGGTGGGGGTGGAGCTGCACTACGAGGACGGCGGCACCGGCCCGGACAAGGCGGAGACGGGGCGCCGTCGTCGCCTGTTCGAGGCGAACAAGGTGGCGGACGAGTTCTTCCGTCGGGCCCTCGGCTCGCCCGAGGCCCAGGCCGCCCGCGACTTCCTCACCCAGCGCGGGTTCACACAGGAGCACGCGGCGCAGTTCGGCCTCGGGTACGCCCCGCAGGGGTGGTCGCACCTGCTGGACCACCTCCGGCAGCGCGGCTTCCGGGACGAGGAGCTGCGCGCCTCCGGGCTGGTGTCCGAGGGGCAGCGCGGCCTGTACGACCGGTTCCGCGGCCGCCTGCTCTGGCCCATCCGGGACATGACCGGCGCGACCATCGGCTTCGGCGCCCGCAAGCTCTACGACGACGATCCCGGCCCCAAGTACCTGAACACCCCCGAGACGCCGCTCTACAAGAAGTCGCAGGTGCTCTACGGCATCGACCTGGCCAAGCGGACGATCGCCAAGGAGCGCCAGCTGGTGCTCGTCGAGGGCTACACGGACGTGATGGCGGCCCACCTGGCCGGCGTCGGGACGGCCGTGGCCACGTGCGGCACCGCGTTCGGCGCGGACCACATCAAGGTGGCCCGCCGCCTGATCTCCGATGACGGCACGGGCGGCGAGGTGATCTTCACCTTCGACGGCGACGAGGCCGGGCAGAAGGCCGCGCTCAAGGCGTTCGACGAGGACCACCGGTTCCTCGCCAAGACGTTCGTGGCCGTGGAGCCCAGCGGCATGGACCCGTGCGACCTGCGCATGCAGAAGGGTGACGAGGCGGTGCGCGCGCTCATCGCCTCGCGGCGCCCGCTCTTCGAGTTCGCGATCCGGGCCGGGCTCAAGCACTACGACCTGAACACCGTGGAGGGCCGCGCCGGCGCCCTGCGCCACGCCGCGCCGATCGTGGCGGGGATCAAGGACGCCGTCCTGCGCCCGGGCTACGAGCGGGAGCTGGCCGGCTGGCTCGGTCTGGACCCGAACGCCGTGCACCGGGCCGTGGCCGCGGCCGGGCGCGCACCGCGGCGGGGGCCCGAGCCCGAGGCGCGGCCGACCCTGGCGAGCGACGGGCAGGCGGTCGGGCCCACGGGCCGCCACGGGGAGGCTGCCGCCCCGGCGCCGCGGATCGTGGTGCCGGTGGACCCGCGTGACCCCGTCGCCCGCCGGGAGCGGGAGTCCCTCGAGGTGGTGCTGCAGCACCCCACCCTGCTCTCCGCGGAGCAGTGGACCGCGCTGTACGCCGCCCGCTTCACGGTCCCGCAGTACGCCGCCGTCCACCAGGGTGTGAAGGTGGCCGGGTCGGCGGGGGCGACGCCGCAGCGCTGGGTGGACGCCGTGCGGGATGCCGTGCCCCAGGAGGTGGCCGGCGTCGTGTCCGAGCTGGCGGTCCGCGACCTGCCCGCCCGCACTCCCGAGGATGTGGACCGGTACTGCCGGGACATCATGAACCGCCTGTTCGCCCTGCAGATCGTGCACCGCAAGGAGGAGCTGCTCGGGCGCCTGCAGCGGCTCGGCCCCGAGGGCGACCCCGCCGAGTTCACCCGCCTCAACAGCGAGCTCATGGAACTGGAGGCGCGCCGCCGGGCCCTCCGAGCCGACGACTGA
- a CDS encoding anthranilate synthase component I family protein gives MPTAPAPPEAAATPLHVAVRTLDAAALAAAGHTAASAVAAVYAHAVMRGAASFWLDSALPDPAEARWSVAGDGLDVLGEEQGRVPSPGTRLVRHDDPADPDRAWADLAAAAAPRPVVGGEGLPLRGGLVGWLGYELGLADLGVSPPSRRPGDPAALPAQFWVRPSRYVVADHAAGVLHCCVVSLDPTAAEAGVDRWAVDVRRALAAARRALETAAGDAVVPPPENAGPESRADEEAPGTWRENRAAYAEQIARCRAALHAGDSYELCLTTRFDADAGLRVDPLVLFHELAAHQPAPYAALLEHGTGARRWAVVSASPERFLSGRDGRYSTKPIKGTAARLADPAEDAEAARALAADPKTRAENLMIVDLLRNDLSRVCEPGSVQVPSLMAVESYATVHQLVSTVTGTARAGVDPVDVVRSLFPGGSMTGAPKRRSVELLAAWEASPRGVYSGALGMLGADGTTSLSVVIRTAVLAGGRWSVGAGGAIVADSDPAAEHDEVLLKARGLRRALARAAGTGLPTTAPDIA, from the coding sequence ATGCCCACCGCCCCCGCACCGCCCGAGGCCGCCGCCACCCCGTTGCATGTGGCCGTGCGCACGCTCGACGCCGCGGCGCTCGCGGCGGCCGGGCACACGGCGGCGAGCGCCGTGGCCGCGGTCTATGCGCACGCCGTCATGCGCGGGGCCGCGTCGTTCTGGTTGGACTCCGCCCTGCCGGACCCGGCCGAGGCGCGCTGGTCCGTGGCGGGCGACGGGCTGGATGTGCTCGGCGAGGAGCAGGGTCGCGTGCCCTCCCCCGGCACGCGGCTGGTCCGGCACGACGACCCCGCCGATCCGGACCGCGCGTGGGCCGACCTCGCGGCCGCGGCCGCGCCCCGACCGGTGGTCGGCGGCGAGGGCCTGCCCCTGCGCGGCGGCCTGGTCGGCTGGCTCGGCTACGAGCTCGGCCTGGCGGATCTGGGGGTGTCCCCGCCCTCACGTCGACCCGGGGACCCCGCAGCCCTGCCCGCGCAGTTCTGGGTGCGCCCGTCCCGCTACGTCGTGGCGGACCATGCGGCCGGGGTGCTGCACTGCTGCGTCGTCTCCCTCGATCCGACCGCCGCGGAGGCCGGGGTCGACCGCTGGGCAGTGGACGTGCGCCGTGCCCTCGCCGCGGCCCGCCGCGCTCTCGAGACGGCGGCGGGCGACGCCGTCGTGCCGCCCCCGGAGAACGCCGGCCCGGAATCCCGGGCCGACGAGGAGGCGCCGGGCACGTGGCGCGAGAACCGGGCAGCATACGCCGAGCAGATCGCCCGCTGCCGCGCCGCGCTGCACGCCGGCGACTCCTACGAGCTGTGCCTGACCACCCGCTTCGACGCCGACGCCGGGCTGCGCGTGGACCCGCTGGTCCTCTTCCACGAGCTCGCCGCGCACCAGCCGGCCCCGTATGCGGCGCTGCTGGAGCACGGCACGGGCGCCCGCCGGTGGGCCGTGGTCTCCGCCTCCCCCGAGCGCTTCCTCTCCGGCCGGGACGGGCGGTACAGCACCAAACCGATCAAGGGCACGGCCGCCCGACTGGCCGACCCGGCCGAGGACGCCGAGGCGGCCCGCGCGCTCGCCGCCGACCCCAAGACACGCGCCGAGAATCTCATGATCGTGGACCTGCTGCGCAACGACCTCTCCCGGGTGTGCGAGCCCGGCTCCGTGCAGGTGCCCTCCCTCATGGCGGTGGAGAGCTACGCGACCGTCCACCAGCTCGTCTCCACCGTCACGGGCACGGCACGGGCCGGCGTCGACCCGGTGGACGTGGTGCGCTCCCTCTTCCCCGGCGGGTCGATGACGGGCGCGCCGAAGCGCCGCAGCGTCGAACTGCTGGCCGCGTGGGAGGCCTCTCCGCGCGGCGTGTACTCCGGAGCGCTGGGGATGCTGGGCGCGGACGGGACGACGTCGTTGTCCGTCGTGATCCGCACGGCCGTGCTCGCCGGGGGCCGCTGGTCCGTGGGGGCCGGCGGGGCGATCGTCGCGGACTCTGACCCGGCCGCCGAGCACGACGAGGTCCTCCTCAAGGCCCGCGGCCTGCGCCGGGCCCTCGCCCGCGCCGCCGGCACGGGCCTGCCGACGACGGCGCCCGACATCGCCTGA
- a CDS encoding helix-turn-helix domain-containing protein, whose amino-acid sequence MAHTVCAVRISAQPSPCGHRNFFSLTLCVVRLSHRVLPMTNSNEESGSDFNSMVAAEVRAWLARSGKRQADLAAALGVSQSGISHRLRARVAFTLEELATIAEVFDITLAELLGPVILQARRSPHTDMVGAGASGSLPRLDSNQQPFD is encoded by the coding sequence ATGGCCCACACTGTATGCGCTGTACGCATATCTGCCCAGCCCTCGCCTTGCGGTCATCGCAACTTTTTTTCTCTGACCTTGTGCGTCGTTCGCCTGAGCCATAGGGTCTTGCCCATGACGAACTCGAACGAGGAGAGCGGCTCGGATTTCAATTCGATGGTCGCCGCAGAGGTGCGTGCTTGGCTCGCCCGCTCCGGCAAACGCCAGGCAGACCTAGCAGCGGCGCTCGGCGTCTCACAGAGCGGCATCTCACACCGGCTTCGCGCTCGGGTGGCCTTTACGTTGGAGGAGCTGGCCACCATCGCGGAGGTCTTCGACATCACGCTGGCGGAACTGCTCGGCCCGGTCATCCTCCAGGCACGAAGAAGCCCCCACACCGACATGGTCGGTGCAGGGGCTTCAGGATCGCTCCCCCGGTTGGATTCGAACCAACAACCCTTCGATTAA
- a CDS encoding PepSY domain-containing protein, whose product MTITTLTRKTALTGTGVLVSLALAACGTTSDNGDDGSASPGVDASSSVANTPTTDDGSGSASSSASSAPASSTAPAAGGGSATGQADEPAYAVIDAVLERHGDGIIVAVDADDDDTTWEVDVVVGEEVKELDVTADGDITETDRDSDPEDVQKAKEAEVTAQQALDTAREGRDGVTLDEMDLDDDNGTLQWAVEFDREDGSDGPEVKIDARSGEVLTVDEH is encoded by the coding sequence ATGACCATCACGACCCTCACGCGCAAGACCGCGCTGACCGGCACGGGCGTGCTGGTCTCGCTCGCCCTCGCGGCCTGCGGCACCACCTCCGACAACGGCGACGACGGCTCCGCCTCGCCGGGGGTCGACGCCTCCTCGTCCGTGGCGAACACCCCCACCACGGACGACGGGTCGGGCTCGGCGTCGTCGTCAGCCTCCTCCGCCCCGGCTTCATCGACGGCCCCCGCGGCTGGCGGCGGCTCGGCCACCGGCCAGGCCGACGAGCCCGCCTACGCGGTGATCGACGCGGTGCTGGAGAGGCACGGCGACGGCATCATCGTCGCGGTGGATGCCGACGACGATGACACGACCTGGGAGGTCGACGTCGTGGTGGGCGAGGAGGTGAAGGAGCTGGACGTCACCGCCGACGGCGACATCACCGAGACCGACCGCGACTCGGATCCCGAGGACGTCCAGAAGGCGAAGGAGGCCGAGGTCACCGCCCAGCAGGCCCTCGACACCGCCCGGGAGGGCCGTGACGGGGTGACCCTGGACGAGATGGACCTGGACGACGACAACGGCACTCTCCAGTGGGCGGTCGAGTTCGACCGCGAGGACGGCTCCGACGGCCCCGAGGTCAAGATCGACGCCAGGTCCGGCGAGGTGCTCACGGTCGACGAGCACTGA
- a CDS encoding helix-turn-helix domain-containing protein, with the protein MSNHTRCVRSNLAAEISRRDLTQARAAALAGLTPDGLSKRMSGQVEFRLGELLELARVLGVPFATLVAGIDAADEQLAEA; encoded by the coding sequence ATGAGCAATCACACCCGTTGCGTCAGGTCGAACCTGGCAGCCGAAATCAGTAGACGAGACCTAACCCAGGCCCGCGCAGCGGCACTGGCCGGTCTCACCCCGGACGGTCTTTCCAAGCGGATGTCCGGGCAGGTCGAATTCCGCCTAGGCGAGCTGCTGGAGCTCGCCCGTGTCCTGGGCGTGCCGTTCGCGACGTTGGTAGCCGGCATCGATGCTGCAGATGAACAGCTGGCCGAGGCATGA